Proteins from a single region of Lysinibacillus sp. JNUCC-52:
- a CDS encoding methyl-accepting chemotaxis protein translates to MKKSKSIALKLSSLIIGLFIVLFIAYTLVTSMILYNQSIHDSEDATLQNAELSAANMSERFKKVNDTLQTTKRIVQTMQGKGELSTEDVMDILQNNLDDNKDLLGVGAILENNTVKIAPTVDTALVDQQNRFIPYLTRGKDQTIINPVVGLDEKNGAEWYRIPKEEGRAILTEPYEFNVNGNTISMTTIAVPLVNSKGTYFGVLSATLSIDFLKELANSIEPEGGYAGIITDQGMLTVNSINEKLDGTNMQDAIDWKTVKQSMDNGVADSLYVDSKQLGEKSYNAFAPMKLENIDEVWTVQLVLPKTKILETYNKVLIVTIVAAIIMVVLMAAASAMFIFKQLKPLKVLRASIETAAEGDLTKKIDEKYIKSDEIGAVALAYNNMLDKTNDAIHTVLNSSTILNQSSHNVNEAFNEIVASNQEVSVAINEIAQGASKQSEDTEETNYRMIDLSEQIDAITMLSKQMDALSIKTKASTEQGMKEVESLRDRNAETNEMNVRIQGQMESLSSNIRNINQIIVSIQGITEQTNLLALNASIEAARAGEHGKGFAVVAEEVRKLAEQSKNETEIIKKTVTSILEDANQTVSVIASNADLMQAQNESVQNTELAFKDNNELSHSIATSINELLSNLSQMLEQKDQAITAIQSISAVSEETAASAEQVSASAVDQQAEMQKVAESINNMNQISKELQEVVNRFKLA, encoded by the coding sequence ATGAAAAAATCCAAAAGTATAGCTTTAAAACTCTCATCTTTAATAATAGGGTTATTTATCGTGTTATTTATTGCTTATACATTGGTAACAAGTATGATTCTTTATAATCAGAGTATACATGATTCAGAAGACGCAACGCTGCAAAATGCAGAACTATCAGCAGCAAATATGAGCGAGCGGTTTAAGAAAGTAAATGATACATTACAAACGACAAAACGAATTGTTCAAACAATGCAAGGCAAGGGTGAACTATCGACAGAGGATGTAATGGATATATTACAAAATAACCTAGACGACAATAAGGATTTACTAGGTGTAGGGGCTATTTTAGAAAATAACACAGTGAAAATTGCGCCAACTGTAGATACTGCTTTAGTTGACCAACAAAATCGCTTTATACCTTATTTAACAAGAGGGAAAGACCAAACTATTATTAATCCTGTAGTTGGGCTTGATGAAAAAAATGGTGCTGAATGGTATCGAATCCCAAAAGAAGAAGGTCGTGCGATTTTAACGGAACCGTATGAATTTAATGTAAATGGTAATACCATTTCAATGACGACTATTGCAGTACCACTAGTTAATAGTAAAGGTACATATTTCGGTGTTTTATCGGCCACTTTATCTATCGATTTTTTAAAGGAATTAGCCAATTCTATTGAGCCTGAAGGTGGTTACGCAGGCATAATTACAGATCAAGGTATGTTAACAGTTAATAGTATTAACGAAAAGTTAGATGGGACCAATATGCAGGACGCTATTGATTGGAAAACTGTTAAACAGTCCATGGACAATGGTGTAGCAGATAGTCTTTATGTAGATTCCAAGCAACTTGGCGAAAAATCATATAACGCCTTTGCTCCAATGAAGTTAGAAAATATCGATGAAGTATGGACCGTACAATTAGTTTTACCTAAAACGAAAATATTAGAAACGTATAATAAAGTTCTCATCGTTACGATTGTAGCTGCAATAATTATGGTTGTTTTAATGGCTGCTGCCAGTGCGATGTTTATCTTTAAACAGTTAAAGCCTTTGAAAGTTTTACGAGCATCCATTGAAACGGCTGCAGAAGGCGATTTAACGAAAAAAATAGACGAAAAATATATCAAATCAGATGAAATTGGTGCTGTTGCATTAGCCTATAATAATATGCTGGACAAAACGAATGATGCTATACATACAGTGCTAAATTCTTCTACAATACTTAATCAATCATCACATAATGTGAATGAAGCATTTAATGAAATTGTCGCCTCTAATCAGGAAGTATCTGTAGCTATCAATGAAATTGCGCAAGGTGCTTCGAAACAATCAGAGGATACGGAAGAAACGAATTATCGAATGATTGATTTATCTGAGCAAATTGACGCAATAACAATGCTTTCCAAGCAAATGGATGCACTGTCGATAAAAACAAAAGCTTCTACAGAGCAGGGCATGAAAGAAGTTGAAAGTTTACGTGACCGAAATGCTGAAACGAACGAAATGAATGTCCGCATTCAAGGTCAGATGGAATCCTTATCTAGTAACATCAGAAATATCAACCAAATTATTGTCTCTATTCAAGGAATAACGGAGCAAACTAACTTATTAGCATTAAATGCAAGTATTGAGGCTGCTCGTGCGGGAGAGCATGGAAAAGGCTTTGCAGTTGTAGCAGAAGAAGTTCGTAAACTAGCGGAACAGTCTAAAAACGAAACAGAGATTATTAAGAAAACTGTAACTAGCATTCTAGAAGACGCAAATCAAACAGTGTCTGTTATCGCTTCAAATGCAGATTTAATGCAAGCTCAAAATGAATCAGTGCAAAATACAGAGCTAGCTTTTAAAGATAATAATGAGCTTTCTCATTCTATTGCAACGTCAATTAATGAGTTATTATCAAACCTTTCACAAATGCTAGAGCAAAAAGATCAGGCAATTACAGCAATTCAAAGTATTTCTGCCGTTTCAGAGGAAACTGCGGCTTCTGCAGAGCAAGTAAGTGCATCTGCTGTGGATCAACAGGCAGAAATGCAAAAGGTTGCAGAATCTATTAATAATATGAACCAAATCTCTAAAGAACTACAAGAAGTCGTGAACCGATTTAAACTTGCTTAA
- a CDS encoding S-layer homology domain-containing protein, giving the protein MDKTKIQKVNKALIATVFATSGIAVVVPPPQKVAAATSPFVDINQYSSHYDNILKLYSQGAISGFADKTFRPNQNVTRGQAAKMLATVLKLDLKNVQDPYFKDVPKSNEYYKYVAALQNAGIMSGYASGSFMPNEVITRGQLAKILVLGFKFEVASNFNHSFKDVNSQTSNAYYIQTLVDLQITEGTTPVTFSPFNAVTRGQIASFIVRSQEKKSNASTYKITGVEDDIVYINAEPYTVPESLSHIFNEYNADVLKGAFIEGDLSGKTLYSVAKLTLNASGTSSRFLHFDGDYKSFGGTIVVNGNYIEFSNVTLTGTMLVNETVRPPLHLDVSYYKPLAIGRVASNNFSFINWSNPDKQEGESSSNSNSSSDLQNWTDSNQNPDKNKPFENWSKDQVTMKNVEKQIEFYNSTVSRLVVSQSGTKIETNKKLPRVDIIGNVREFEIQGNIGTLNLDTETKLTIYGTGNIDWINYNSYTDLELYIDGRVGTLYVDNAYGWIDIGDYTYIDKVILPKDEGPNNIFDDFLDDKDNIGNITDPDGKPIDKDDIDNSKPADKTKPLIDITNVSVLNGSDVQVDFTSDKVGTYYYIVREKGAEVPTKREMVNRISTDNVASGTAAAVNGKNTFKVTNLGEKKEYVVYVMVVDGAKNTSDIKSQSFQMKDSSPPVVKSLAVNPLHGGTRAEFTFNASEPGEYYYYVRKKTTAADPTTADIVAKPTGKGKVEAGKLKVDGLLTGLDPEESYQLYVVMKDESGNYSVDPIPKEAIKEFKTGALDNIPPYIVGGELVLQDEIKNEFYVTVSEELDITSAEKVENYELTGTGIVNQGLQKPIRPEKVVYNKAQKRLTFTIPSLTGFVNGDNLVVTISPNVKDLADNEFENINNTPVNSVPRNTAEYIHRDGEWPYLTIIGEPAINAAKDQTLVEFNATKAGTYHYLIMESDLNLTRDDRLRLIEAVQLNSKEFNVGGKDIPIIGSGGNKPAQLGKQKVTVPLPNTIPPLDPFKSYSIYMVLRDRSGNVSDIQTKHVIDDRTAPVIDNTSITVAEGDRKATFRFMSDEDGSYYYVLRNVGDSTPAPTTPEEVMAKGITSSMRKDTNEISLTLAPHQQYELYVAVKDRYNNVTMLQKGTESKVYTFDEKQNKPITLTPGGGGNGVMKYTFFSDGTPPKVQDPIFKRLDGKTFEVTFSEAIDTGFDFKLVEPGTTTAITPSYTQSWLDITGTRDWEPRKLIITFNSEVKQSFDISVNATAKDKGGWTFSKDRAEYKYPTKENTITTATLLPDTQFPSNLNISKKLEVVANLNADITWDQHYYYAVLNKGYDLSPENVQDVIANADSNNFTYIPGGAIVSYGKGKITAPADASSAKTFTAIQTGSDPNSTNVFQKDQRIYLFTKDKYGNIVYAKASSDPGALDYVLIQPRTQ; this is encoded by the coding sequence ATGGATAAAACAAAAATCCAAAAAGTGAACAAAGCACTTATTGCAACTGTTTTTGCTACTAGCGGGATTGCTGTTGTTGTACCACCACCACAAAAAGTAGCAGCAGCTACATCACCATTTGTAGATATTAACCAATATTCAAGTCACTACGACAATATTTTGAAATTATACTCTCAAGGTGCAATTAGTGGGTTTGCAGATAAAACATTTCGACCAAATCAAAATGTAACGCGCGGTCAAGCAGCAAAAATGCTTGCAACGGTTTTAAAGCTAGATTTAAAAAATGTACAAGATCCATATTTTAAAGATGTTCCAAAGAGCAATGAATATTATAAATATGTAGCAGCATTACAAAATGCGGGGATTATGTCTGGCTATGCAAGTGGTTCATTTATGCCGAATGAAGTTATTACACGAGGACAATTAGCCAAAATTTTAGTGCTTGGCTTTAAATTCGAAGTAGCGTCGAATTTTAACCATAGTTTCAAAGATGTAAATAGCCAAACGAGTAATGCCTACTATATTCAAACATTAGTAGATTTACAAATTACAGAAGGAACAACACCTGTCACATTTTCTCCATTCAATGCAGTAACGCGAGGACAAATTGCTTCCTTTATTGTTCGTTCACAAGAGAAAAAAAGCAATGCATCAACTTATAAGATTACGGGTGTTGAAGATGATATTGTTTACATAAATGCTGAACCGTATACAGTACCAGAAAGCCTTTCACATATTTTCAATGAATATAATGCAGATGTCCTAAAGGGGGCATTTATTGAGGGAGACCTCTCAGGCAAAACACTTTATTCTGTCGCAAAGTTAACGTTGAATGCAAGTGGTACGAGTTCACGGTTTTTACATTTTGATGGAGACTATAAATCCTTTGGTGGCACAATCGTTGTAAATGGGAATTATATTGAATTTTCGAATGTAACATTAACGGGCACAATGTTAGTCAATGAAACGGTACGCCCACCGTTACATTTAGATGTTTCTTACTATAAGCCATTAGCAATCGGCCGTGTAGCAAGCAATAATTTTTCATTTATTAACTGGTCTAATCCTGATAAGCAAGAAGGAGAAAGCTCATCGAATAGCAACTCGTCGAGCGATTTGCAAAATTGGACGGATTCAAATCAAAATCCAGATAAAAACAAGCCTTTTGAAAACTGGTCAAAAGATCAAGTAACGATGAAAAATGTTGAAAAGCAGATTGAATTTTACAATAGTACGGTATCACGACTAGTTGTGTCTCAAAGTGGTACAAAAATTGAAACAAATAAAAAGCTACCTCGTGTTGATATTATTGGAAATGTACGTGAATTCGAGATACAAGGCAATATCGGTACGCTAAATTTGGATACCGAAACGAAGCTAACGATATATGGAACGGGCAATATCGACTGGATTAATTACAATAGCTATACCGATTTAGAGCTTTATATAGATGGTCGTGTAGGTACGCTTTATGTAGATAATGCATATGGTTGGATTGATATTGGTGACTACACGTATATTGACAAAGTAATTCTTCCAAAAGACGAAGGGCCAAATAATATTTTTGATGATTTTTTAGATGATAAAGATAACATAGGCAATATTACAGACCCAGATGGTAAACCAATCGATAAAGATGATATAGACAATTCGAAGCCAGCAGATAAAACAAAACCATTAATCGATATTACCAATGTAAGCGTATTGAATGGCAGCGATGTGCAAGTAGACTTTACTTCAGATAAAGTCGGAACATACTACTATATTGTTCGTGAAAAGGGCGCTGAAGTCCCAACAAAACGCGAGATGGTCAATCGTATATCTACTGATAATGTAGCAAGTGGAACGGCTGCAGCCGTCAATGGTAAAAATACGTTTAAAGTGACTAACTTAGGCGAGAAAAAAGAATATGTTGTTTATGTAATGGTAGTAGATGGAGCGAAAAATACGTCGGATATTAAATCGCAGTCATTCCAAATGAAAGATTCATCGCCACCAGTCGTCAAATCGTTAGCGGTAAACCCTCTACATGGTGGGACACGTGCAGAATTTACATTTAATGCGAGTGAACCAGGAGAGTACTACTACTATGTACGTAAAAAAACGACTGCTGCAGATCCAACAACCGCTGATATTGTTGCTAAACCAACAGGTAAGGGGAAAGTAGAAGCGGGGAAATTGAAAGTTGACGGATTACTAACAGGTTTAGACCCTGAAGAATCCTATCAACTTTATGTAGTCATGAAAGATGAGTCGGGCAATTATTCCGTAGACCCAATTCCAAAAGAAGCGATTAAAGAGTTTAAAACAGGAGCTTTAGATAATATTCCTCCATACATTGTTGGCGGAGAGCTCGTGTTACAAGATGAAATTAAAAATGAATTTTATGTAACGGTAAGTGAAGAGTTAGATATAACTTCTGCTGAAAAAGTAGAAAACTATGAACTGACAGGGACAGGTATAGTTAACCAAGGATTACAAAAACCAATCCGTCCAGAAAAAGTTGTCTATAATAAGGCTCAAAAAAGATTAACTTTCACAATTCCTTCTTTAACAGGTTTCGTTAATGGAGATAACTTGGTCGTAACGATTTCTCCAAATGTAAAAGATTTAGCTGATAATGAATTTGAAAATATAAATAATACACCAGTGAATAGTGTTCCGCGTAATACGGCCGAATATATTCATAGAGATGGTGAGTGGCCATATTTAACGATTATCGGTGAGCCTGCTATTAACGCTGCTAAAGATCAGACACTTGTTGAATTCAATGCAACAAAAGCAGGGACATATCATTATTTAATTATGGAATCGGATCTAAATTTAACACGAGATGACCGACTACGATTAATCGAAGCTGTGCAACTAAATTCAAAGGAATTTAATGTAGGAGGCAAAGATATACCGATTATCGGAAGTGGCGGTAATAAGCCAGCGCAGTTAGGAAAGCAAAAGGTGACAGTTCCGCTACCGAATACAATTCCGCCTTTAGATCCATTTAAGAGCTATTCGATTTATATGGTATTACGAGACCGTTCAGGGAATGTCTCAGATATTCAAACAAAACATGTAATTGATGACCGAACTGCACCAGTTATCGACAATACGTCAATTACAGTGGCAGAAGGGGACAGAAAAGCAACCTTCAGATTTATGTCAGACGAGGACGGTTCTTATTACTATGTTCTTCGCAATGTAGGCGACTCCACACCTGCACCTACAACTCCAGAAGAGGTAATGGCTAAAGGAATTACGAGCAGCATGCGTAAAGATACAAATGAGATTTCTTTAACACTTGCGCCACATCAACAGTACGAGTTATATGTTGCTGTAAAAGATCGCTATAATAACGTAACAATGCTACAAAAAGGCACAGAATCAAAAGTTTATACATTTGATGAGAAGCAAAATAAACCGATAACCTTGACGCCTGGTGGGGGTGGCAATGGTGTGATGAAATATACATTCTTCTCGGATGGAACACCACCAAAAGTTCAAGATCCTATCTTTAAACGACTTGATGGTAAAACATTTGAAGTGACATTTTCAGAGGCAATCGATACTGGATTTGATTTTAAATTAGTAGAACCAGGTACAACGACTGCTATTACACCATCTTACACACAAAGTTGGCTTGATATTACAGGTACAAGGGATTGGGAGCCACGTAAGCTTATTATCACGTTCAATAGTGAAGTAAAACAAAGCTTTGACATTAGCGTCAATGCTACTGCGAAAGATAAAGGCGGCTGGACATTTAGTAAGGATAGAGCAGAGTACAAATATCCAACAAAAGAGAATACAATTACTACTGCTACATTATTACCAGATACGCAATTCCCAAGTAATTTAAATATTTCTAAGAAGCTTGAAGTCGTTGCGAATCTAAATGCCGATATTACATGGGATCAGCATTATTACTACGCAGTACTGAACAAAGGATATGATTTATCGCCTGAAAATGTTCAAGATGTTATTGCAAATGCTGATAGTAATAACTTTACGTATATACCTGGAGGAGCAATTGTTTCCTACGGTAAAGGGAAAATTACAGCACCTGCGGATGCAAGTTCTGCGAAGACCTTTACAGCAATCCAAACAGGTAGTGATCCAAATTCAACGAATGTATTCCAAAAAGATCAACGAATTTATCTATTCACGAAAGATAAGTATGGAAATATTGTGTATGCTAAAGCATCTTCAGATCCAGGAGCTTTAGATTACGTATTAATTCAGCCTAGAACACAATAA
- a CDS encoding CaiB/BaiF CoA transferase family protein → MGILKGLKILDFSALLPGPMATMIFADLGAEVIHVESSKRVDLTRIMPPYDENHEAYIHQHLNRSKKSLTLNLKSPEAVEIVKSLIQEYDVIIEGFRPGVMQRLGIGYEALKEVNPKLIYCAITGYGQTGPYSNRPGHDNNYLALAGVLDYSRHKDKKPVSMGVQLADIAGGTMHAAIGVLAAALHREKTGEGQYVDISMTDAVFSLNAMYGSAYIGGGRVPQPEQEILNGGSYYDFYKTKDGRFFSVGSLEPQFRRLLCEALDIPELIDNTFNDSYYTQIRFKEAVHDAFLSKTYNEWLEVFNENFEGCVEPVLTFPEACEHPQLQARGMIVEIPKNDGTTQKQIASAFKFDGANPTYKHVGAKLGEHNEEVLSALGYSSEQIMALQEKGVLE, encoded by the coding sequence TTGGGTATTTTAAAGGGGTTAAAAATTCTCGATTTTTCTGCATTACTACCAGGGCCTATGGCAACGATGATTTTTGCCGACCTAGGTGCGGAGGTCATCCATGTGGAATCCTCCAAACGCGTTGATTTAACGCGCATTATGCCTCCCTATGATGAAAATCACGAGGCATATATTCATCAGCACTTAAATCGTTCCAAAAAGTCACTTACATTAAATTTAAAATCGCCAGAGGCTGTAGAAATTGTAAAGTCACTTATACAGGAGTATGACGTAATCATTGAAGGTTTTCGGCCAGGGGTTATGCAACGACTCGGTATTGGCTACGAAGCGTTAAAAGAAGTAAATCCAAAACTAATCTATTGTGCTATTACTGGCTATGGCCAAACAGGTCCATATAGCAACCGACCTGGACATGATAATAATTATTTGGCATTAGCTGGCGTGCTCGACTATTCTCGCCATAAAGATAAAAAACCTGTCTCCATGGGGGTTCAGCTTGCAGATATTGCGGGTGGTACAATGCACGCTGCAATAGGTGTGCTCGCTGCCGCTCTTCACCGAGAAAAAACAGGTGAAGGTCAGTATGTCGATATTAGCATGACCGATGCTGTTTTCTCACTTAATGCCATGTACGGCTCTGCTTATATTGGCGGTGGCCGTGTACCTCAGCCTGAACAAGAAATTTTAAACGGTGGTAGCTACTATGATTTTTACAAAACGAAGGATGGGCGATTTTTCTCAGTGGGCAGTCTAGAGCCACAGTTTCGTAGGCTACTATGTGAGGCACTTGATATTCCAGAACTTATTGATAATACATTTAATGATTCTTACTATACACAGATTCGATTTAAAGAGGCCGTGCATGACGCCTTTTTGTCGAAAACCTACAACGAATGGCTCGAAGTCTTTAATGAAAATTTCGAAGGTTGTGTTGAACCAGTGTTAACTTTTCCAGAGGCATGCGAGCATCCACAATTACAAGCTCGTGGCATGATTGTGGAAATTCCGAAAAATGATGGTACAACGCAAAAACAAATTGCATCTGCCTTTAAATTTGATGGGGCCAATCCAACGTACAAGCATGTTGGTGCAAAGCTAGGCGAGCATAACGAAGAAGTATTATCAGCACTTGGCTATAGTTCTGAACAAATCATGGCACTTCAAGAAAAAGGGGTTTTAGAATAA
- a CDS encoding HPP family protein produces MADFVRLQEKEVKNHRLKAYIAKMSGGGHAPSRTNLADAITGAVGGLLCIFVLICLTNYTGAPWLMASLGGSCVLVFVVWNAPLSQPRNIIGGHLISAFIGLVMYSLLGSSVYSISLAVGLTIFFMALSGVIHPPAGANPIIIILGGYSWSYLIMPVLIGAVIIVIFGLIINNLRQTRKYPQFW; encoded by the coding sequence ATGGCAGATTTCGTACGCTTGCAAGAAAAAGAAGTGAAAAATCATCGACTCAAAGCATATATAGCTAAGATGAGTGGAGGAGGACATGCCCCCTCAAGAACGAATTTAGCCGATGCAATAACAGGTGCAGTAGGTGGCTTACTTTGTATCTTTGTATTGATTTGTTTAACAAACTATACAGGAGCACCATGGTTAATGGCATCCCTTGGGGGGAGCTGTGTACTCGTATTTGTCGTATGGAATGCGCCATTGTCGCAACCTCGTAATATTATTGGAGGGCATTTAATTTCAGCCTTTATCGGATTGGTGATGTATTCTTTATTAGGATCAAGTGTCTATTCAATTAGCCTTGCTGTTGGATTAACGATCTTTTTTATGGCACTTTCGGGCGTTATCCATCCACCAGCGGGAGCTAACCCTATTATCATTATTTTAGGAGGCTATAGCTGGAGCTATTTAATAATGCCAGTATTAATAGGTGCAGTGATTATTGTCATCTTTGGTTTAATAATAAATAACTTACGACAGACTAGAAAATACCCACAATTTTGGTGA